A window from Physeter macrocephalus isolate SW-GA chromosome 11, ASM283717v5, whole genome shotgun sequence encodes these proteins:
- the TRIM69 gene encoding E3 ubiquitin-protein ligase TRIM69, giving the protein MELHCPLCNDWFCDPLMLSCGHNFCQSCIQNFWKQQAKETFCPECKMLCQYSNCTFNLVLEKLVEKIKKLPLLMGHPQCPEHGENLKLFSKPDGKLICFQCKDARLSVGQSKEFLQISDAVRFFTEELTIHQGQLEATLKELQSLRNTQKDAIAAHKENKLHLQQHISLEFLKLHQFLHSKEKDVLNELREEGKALNEEMELNLSHIQEQCLLAREMLLSIQARIEQQNSFDFLKDITPLLDSLEQGMRVLTPRELISRKLNPGLFRGPIQYMMWREMQSTLSPGLSPLTLDPKTAHPNLVLSKNRTSVWHGDIKQVMPDDPERFDSSVAVLGSKGFTSGRWYWEVEVAKKTKWTVGVVRESILRKGSCPLTPEQGFWLLRLRNQTDLKALDLPSCSLKLTNNLNKVGIYLDYEGGQVSFYNAKTMTHIYTFSSTFMEKLYPYFCPCLNDGGENKEPLHILHPQ; this is encoded by the exons ATGGAGTTACACTGCCCACTGTGTAATGATTGGTTTTGTGATCCACTGATGCTAAGCTGTGGCCACAACTTCTGTCAGTCTTGTATCCAAAACTTTTGGAAGCAGCAAGCAAAAGAAACATTCTGTCCTGAGTGTAAGATGCTATGTCAATACAGCAACTGTACATTTAACCTTGTACTGGAGAAGCTGGTAGAGAAGATTAAGAAGCTACCCCTACTCATGGGCCATCCACAGTGCCCAGAGCATGGAGAGAACCTGAAACTGTTCAGTAAGCCAGACGGGAAACTGATATGCTTTCAATGCAAAGATGCTCGATTGTCTGTGGGGCAGTCTAAAGAATTCCTGCAGATCTCTGATGCTGTCCGTTTCTTCACG GAGGAGCTTACCATCCATCAGGGTCAACTGGAGGCAACCCTGAAGGAACTTCAGTCCCTGAGGAACACGCAGAAAGATGCTATTGCTGCTCACAAG GAAAACAAGCTACATCTGCAGCAACACATCTCCTTGGAGTTTCTAAAGCTGCATCAGttcctgcacagcaaagaaaaggaCGTTTTAAATGAGCTCCGAGAAGAGGGGAAAGCCTTGAATGAGGAGATGGAGCTGAATCTGAGCCACATTCAAGAACAGTGCCTCCTAGCCAGGGAGATGTTGCTGAGCATCCAGGCACGGATAGAACAGCAGAACTCCTTCGACTTTCTCAAA GACATCACACCTCTCTTGGATAG CTTGGAGCAAGGAATGAGGGTGCTGACACCCAGAGAGCTTATCTCCAGAAAGCTGAACCCAGGCCTGTTCAGAGGTCCCATCCAGTATATGATGTGGAGGGAAATGCAGTCCACTCTCTCTCCAG GCCTATCTCCATTAACTCTGGACCCTAAAACTGCTCACCCAAATCTAGTGCTCTCCAAAAACCGAACCAGTGTGTGGCATGGTGACATTAAGCAGGTAATGCCTGATGATCCAGAGAGGTTTGACTCAAGTGTGGCTGTGCTGGGCTCAAAAGGCTTCACATCTGGAAGGTGGTACTGGGAAGTAGAGGTAGCAAAGAAGACAAAATGGACAGTTGGAGTCGTCAGAGAATCCATCCTTCGGAAGGGCAGCTGTCCTCTAACTCCTGAGCAAGGATTCTGGCTTTTAAGACTAAGGAACCAAACTGATCTAAAGGCTCTGGATTTGCCTTCCTGTAGTCTGAAACTGACTAACAACCTCAACAAGGTGGGCATATACCTGGATTATGAGGGAGGGCAGGTATCCTTCTACAATGCTAAAACTATGACTCACATTTACACCTTCAGTAGCACCTTCATGGAGAAACTTTATCCCTACTTCTGCCCTTGCCTTAATGATGGTGGAGAGAATAAAGAACCATTGCATATCTTACATCCACAGTAA